A stretch of Myxococcus hansupus DNA encodes these proteins:
- a CDS encoding type I polyketide synthase, with the protein MSHPPPSAEPSALQRAALLVEKLQSRLDILERARTEPIAVIGMGCRFPGGAVDGPSYWRILRDGVDALREVPESRWDVPRYFDATRGAPGKMYGTRGGFLDDVEHFDAEFFGIAPREAASLDPQQRIALEVAWEALENAGVAPGQLAGSKTGVFMGVMSSDYMARLLKENDPARFDGYMATGNGYSFVPGRIAYVLGLQGPCMPVDTACSSSLVALHLASESLRRGESNLALAGGVNLILSPETTICLCSMQALASDGRCKTFDAAADGYVRGEGCGVLVLKRLSDAQRDGDSILALIRGSAVNHDGASGGLTVPNGPSQQAVVAKALENARVPPALVGYVEAHGTGTPLGDPIELRALGAVLGKGRPEDRPFFIGSVKTNIGHLEPAAGIAGVIKTILSLQHREIPPHLHFHTPNPHVAWDRIPARVPVERVPWPAHEGRRIAGVSSFGLSGINAHVVLEEAPVSSDAVTPAEEPSAQLVVLSAKSAPALADLAKTWCSFLGREDSGTLADLSYTTALCRTHHDHRVALAAKSKEELLAQLTAFTAGEAHAGLSSGRRSTTQKVVFVFPGQGSQWLGMGRQLYARDATFREAIDRCHGALGRHTDWSLQEVLKNPGQQPRWNDIDVIQPTLFALQVALAAVWRALGLEPHAVVGHSMGEVAAAHVAGALSLDDAARIICERSKLLRRVSGKGAMAVVDLSREQAEVELLGVEDRIAIAVSNGPKATVLSGDPEALKGVLARLEQREVFCRWVKVDVASHSPQMDPLRQDLLERMAALQPTRGTVPIYSTVTGAPIDGEEMTAAYWVRNLRQPVLFADAVQRLIQDGNVLFIELSPHPILVPFVDAMLRDGDASGRGLVVPSLLREQEEWPSLLSSLGALSTRVDRVDWGRLHPSRRQRVSLPAYPWQRERHWLDLAGRVVRAGTGSHPLLGASFTTSIQQETRFWESSLSASEPGYLADHRVAGSVVVPGAAYLEMALAAAKEQDSDTVYELVETTFKEGLVLPEGQTRTLQLAMHRGGGGSLTFQLASQTAAPEPGWMTHVVGRLRPVDGRFTEPLAESFDAIRARCTEVIPQASHYAAMARNGVVYGPAFQGVQQVWRGKEEALGHVRLPEPVAARASAYRVHPALLDACFQLVSSAVPSEAIKAEAGPAVPVALDALRLHAAPGSEAYCHVKLRDGARSGVYTFDLVLRDAAGRVVAEMLGLRVQQLDAPAEAGASKDLYFAHEWRHVATLSPLPSEGTEATGRWLLIADGSEFADGVESQLRSRRGDVLRVDVTGRGEVDGLAPGAFDAVLSEALGAGDALRGVVYLSGPVSLEADPLLGCGGVLHLVQGLSRLAPPNPPRLWLVLRGSGHRSAKDVAQAPVWGLGRTIAQEHSELKCTRVDVSAALEAEAGSSALVHELLSADAEEEVSLRIEGRYVGRIVRGAPGGAPDEAVVPVGRHPFQVTRGARGLRELRAVERRSPGRGEVELELHVAARADTGAQEPWDAPQVTACSGRVVALGEGVTDVSLGEERIALVASGLGSHLCVPVGSTVLRPPASSHDEAVALAATVLPVWYGLLQLGRLEKHERVLVLGTDHGLGRAAIKLAQRMGAEVFAAAFTDAQGASLRELGADAVVDPRKVSAVDGVLDATGGRGIDLVVLAPGATEVERSLAMLADGARVLDLRASPATPVTNGDANIAWCVVDILAFARRWPERFSRLWHEVKHAFFEAGALSSAATEAVLFPLNEPHARVVVPAQGARRLRGDGTYLVTGGLGGLGFEVAKWLVEQGAGHLVLLGRDASLSPAQQADVAALKAQGARVRVMAADVSDRAQLGRAFAELARGPAPLRGVIHAAGVLDDGVLLQQTVERFRRVMAPKVLGAWNLHVLTRDAPLDFFVLYSSAASLFGAPGQGNYVAANAFLDALAHHRRELGLPGLSINWGPFSEVGLAAAQANRGERLAQRGSDSLTPAEGNAILGRLLDGGVTQMAVMPLELRQWVEFYPRAKSAPWLSELVPAGSASGAPGATDVALLETLRLATPREARVALESFVRAQLGRVLRLDSARIDVEAPLQSLGLDSLMGLELRNRLASGLGLSLPASLIWKHPTLDALCVHLQSEVMDRVLAETLAHPVEVTVPVAESAAANDNEVFVL; encoded by the coding sequence ATGAGCCACCCACCTCCCTCCGCCGAACCCTCCGCGCTTCAGCGGGCCGCGTTGCTCGTGGAGAAGTTGCAGTCCCGTCTGGACATCCTGGAGCGGGCCCGGACCGAACCCATCGCCGTCATCGGCATGGGCTGCCGTTTTCCGGGGGGCGCCGTCGACGGACCGTCGTACTGGCGAATCCTGCGCGACGGCGTGGACGCGCTGCGCGAGGTGCCCGAGTCCCGCTGGGACGTGCCGCGCTACTTCGACGCCACGCGGGGCGCGCCAGGGAAGATGTACGGAACCCGGGGCGGCTTCCTGGACGACGTGGAGCACTTCGATGCCGAGTTCTTCGGCATCGCGCCCCGGGAGGCCGCGAGCCTGGACCCGCAGCAGCGGATTGCCCTCGAGGTCGCGTGGGAGGCGCTGGAGAACGCGGGGGTGGCCCCGGGGCAGCTCGCCGGCAGCAAGACAGGCGTCTTCATGGGCGTGATGTCCAGCGACTACATGGCGCGCCTGCTCAAGGAGAACGACCCGGCCCGGTTCGACGGGTACATGGCGACGGGCAACGGCTACAGCTTCGTTCCCGGGCGCATCGCGTATGTGCTCGGGTTGCAAGGCCCCTGCATGCCGGTGGACACGGCGTGTTCGTCGTCCCTGGTGGCACTCCATCTGGCGAGTGAGAGCCTGCGCAGAGGCGAGTCCAACCTCGCCCTGGCGGGTGGGGTGAACCTCATCCTGTCGCCCGAGACGACCATCTGTCTCTGCAGCATGCAGGCGCTCGCCAGTGATGGCCGTTGCAAGACGTTCGACGCGGCCGCGGATGGTTACGTGCGAGGGGAAGGCTGTGGGGTGCTGGTCCTCAAGCGGCTCTCGGACGCGCAGCGGGACGGCGACTCCATCCTCGCGTTGATTCGCGGCTCGGCGGTGAACCACGACGGCGCGAGTGGCGGTCTGACGGTGCCGAACGGGCCGTCGCAGCAGGCCGTGGTGGCGAAGGCGCTGGAGAACGCGCGGGTGCCTCCGGCGCTCGTGGGCTACGTGGAGGCGCATGGAACGGGCACGCCGCTGGGGGACCCGATAGAGCTGCGCGCATTGGGCGCGGTGCTGGGCAAGGGGCGTCCGGAGGACCGGCCGTTCTTCATCGGCTCGGTGAAGACGAACATCGGTCACCTGGAGCCGGCGGCGGGGATCGCGGGAGTCATCAAGACCATCCTCTCGTTGCAGCACCGGGAGATTCCTCCGCACCTGCACTTCCACACGCCGAATCCGCATGTGGCGTGGGACCGGATTCCCGCGCGAGTCCCCGTGGAGCGTGTGCCCTGGCCGGCGCACGAAGGGCGGCGCATCGCGGGAGTGAGCTCCTTTGGCCTGAGTGGCATCAACGCGCATGTGGTGCTGGAGGAGGCGCCGGTGTCCTCCGACGCCGTGACGCCCGCCGAGGAGCCGTCAGCGCAGCTCGTCGTCCTGTCCGCGAAGTCGGCGCCAGCGCTGGCCGACCTGGCGAAGACGTGGTGTTCGTTCCTCGGACGCGAGGACTCCGGGACGCTCGCGGACCTCAGCTACACCACGGCCCTGTGTCGCACGCACCATGACCACCGGGTGGCGCTCGCGGCGAAGTCCAAGGAAGAGCTCCTCGCCCAGTTGACCGCCTTCACGGCGGGCGAGGCCCACGCGGGGCTGTCCTCGGGCCGCCGGAGCACCACGCAAAAAGTCGTCTTCGTGTTTCCGGGCCAGGGCTCGCAGTGGCTCGGCATGGGGCGTCAGTTGTACGCACGCGACGCGACGTTCCGGGAAGCCATCGACCGATGTCATGGCGCGCTGGGACGCCACACGGACTGGTCTCTCCAGGAGGTGTTGAAGAACCCCGGACAGCAGCCCCGTTGGAATGACATCGACGTCATTCAGCCCACGCTGTTCGCCTTGCAGGTGGCGCTCGCGGCGGTGTGGCGCGCGTTGGGCTTGGAGCCGCACGCGGTGGTGGGGCACAGCATGGGCGAGGTCGCCGCCGCGCATGTCGCGGGAGCGCTTTCGCTGGACGACGCGGCGCGCATCATCTGCGAGCGGAGCAAGCTCCTCCGGCGTGTGAGTGGCAAGGGCGCCATGGCGGTCGTGGACCTCTCCCGCGAGCAAGCGGAGGTGGAGCTCCTCGGCGTGGAGGACCGGATCGCCATCGCGGTCAGCAACGGCCCGAAGGCGACGGTGCTCTCGGGCGACCCCGAGGCCTTGAAGGGGGTGCTGGCGCGCCTGGAGCAGCGGGAGGTGTTCTGCCGTTGGGTGAAGGTGGATGTGGCGTCGCACAGCCCGCAGATGGACCCGCTGCGGCAGGACCTCCTGGAGCGGATGGCCGCCCTCCAGCCCACCCGTGGCACGGTGCCCATCTACTCCACCGTGACGGGAGCGCCCATCGACGGTGAGGAGATGACCGCCGCCTACTGGGTGCGCAACCTGCGCCAGCCCGTGTTGTTCGCGGACGCGGTGCAGCGCCTCATCCAGGATGGAAACGTGCTCTTCATTGAGTTGAGCCCGCACCCCATCCTGGTTCCCTTCGTGGATGCGATGCTGCGGGACGGTGACGCCTCCGGCCGTGGGCTCGTGGTGCCGAGCCTGCTCCGGGAGCAGGAGGAGTGGCCGTCCCTGCTGTCGTCCCTGGGCGCTCTGTCCACGCGCGTGGATCGCGTGGATTGGGGCCGGTTGCATCCGAGCAGGCGCCAGCGGGTCTCACTGCCTGCGTACCCCTGGCAGCGGGAGCGACATTGGTTGGACCTGGCGGGCCGCGTCGTGCGAGCGGGCACGGGAAGTCATCCCTTGTTGGGGGCCTCGTTCACGACCTCCATTCAGCAGGAGACCCGCTTCTGGGAGTCCTCGCTGAGCGCGAGCGAGCCCGGGTACCTGGCGGACCACCGTGTCGCGGGCTCGGTGGTGGTGCCGGGCGCGGCCTACCTGGAGATGGCGCTGGCCGCTGCGAAGGAACAGGACTCGGACACGGTGTACGAGCTGGTGGAGACCACCTTCAAGGAAGGCCTGGTGCTCCCGGAGGGCCAGACGCGCACGCTTCAACTGGCGATGCACCGCGGCGGCGGAGGCTCCCTGACGTTCCAGCTCGCGAGCCAGACCGCGGCGCCGGAGCCGGGGTGGATGACGCACGTCGTAGGTCGGCTTCGTCCCGTTGACGGGCGCTTCACGGAGCCGCTGGCCGAGTCCTTCGACGCCATTCGGGCGCGCTGCACGGAGGTGATTCCGCAGGCGTCGCATTACGCGGCCATGGCTCGCAATGGCGTGGTCTACGGGCCCGCCTTCCAAGGCGTCCAGCAGGTGTGGCGCGGCAAGGAGGAAGCACTGGGGCATGTCCGGCTGCCCGAGCCGGTTGCCGCACGGGCCTCCGCGTATCGCGTTCATCCCGCGTTGCTCGATGCCTGCTTCCAATTGGTCTCCTCGGCCGTGCCTTCGGAAGCCATCAAGGCCGAGGCAGGTCCCGCCGTGCCCGTGGCACTCGACGCGCTGAGGCTCCATGCCGCTCCGGGGAGCGAGGCGTACTGCCATGTGAAGTTGCGGGATGGGGCCCGAAGCGGCGTCTACACCTTCGACCTCGTGCTGCGTGACGCAGCGGGCCGGGTGGTTGCCGAGATGCTCGGGCTCCGGGTTCAGCAACTGGATGCTCCGGCCGAGGCAGGGGCCAGCAAGGACCTGTACTTCGCACACGAATGGCGGCACGTCGCCACGCTGTCACCGCTCCCCTCGGAAGGGACGGAAGCGACTGGCCGGTGGCTCCTCATCGCGGATGGCAGCGAGTTCGCGGACGGAGTGGAGTCTCAACTTCGCTCGCGTCGTGGGGACGTCCTCCGCGTCGACGTGACGGGACGCGGCGAGGTGGACGGCCTCGCGCCAGGTGCCTTCGATGCGGTGCTGTCCGAGGCGTTGGGGGCTGGGGATGCTTTACGGGGTGTGGTCTATCTGAGCGGTCCGGTGTCGCTCGAGGCAGACCCGCTGTTGGGCTGCGGCGGCGTGCTGCACCTCGTCCAGGGCCTGTCCCGGCTGGCGCCGCCGAATCCGCCTCGGTTGTGGCTCGTCCTGCGGGGCTCGGGGCACCGCTCCGCCAAGGACGTGGCGCAGGCGCCGGTGTGGGGGCTGGGGCGCACGATTGCGCAGGAGCATTCCGAGTTGAAGTGCACGCGCGTGGACGTGTCCGCGGCGCTGGAGGCCGAAGCCGGAAGCTCCGCGCTGGTGCATGAGCTGTTGTCGGCGGACGCGGAGGAGGAGGTTTCCCTCCGCATCGAGGGACGTTACGTCGGGCGCATCGTGAGGGGGGCTCCTGGTGGAGCGCCGGATGAAGCCGTGGTTCCGGTGGGGCGCCACCCCTTCCAGGTGACGCGCGGCGCGCGGGGCCTCCGGGAGCTCCGGGCTGTTGAACGACGGTCGCCGGGTCGCGGCGAGGTCGAGCTCGAACTCCATGTGGCGGCACGTGCGGACACGGGTGCCCAGGAGCCGTGGGATGCCCCTCAGGTCACCGCGTGCAGTGGGCGCGTGGTGGCCTTGGGTGAAGGCGTGACGGACGTCTCGCTGGGGGAGGAGCGCATCGCCCTGGTGGCGTCGGGGCTCGGCTCGCATCTGTGCGTGCCGGTCGGGAGCACCGTGCTGCGTCCTCCCGCTTCCTCTCACGACGAAGCGGTGGCGCTGGCCGCGACGGTGTTGCCTGTCTGGTACGGCCTGCTCCAACTGGGCCGCCTCGAGAAACACGAGCGTGTGCTCGTGCTTGGGACGGACCACGGACTGGGTCGGGCGGCCATCAAGCTGGCCCAGCGAATGGGCGCGGAGGTCTTCGCCGCGGCCTTCACCGACGCACAGGGGGCCTCGCTGCGGGAACTCGGAGCCGACGCCGTGGTCGACCCGCGGAAGGTTTCCGCGGTGGATGGGGTCCTCGACGCGACGGGCGGGCGAGGCATTGACCTGGTGGTCCTCGCTCCGGGCGCCACCGAGGTCGAGCGAAGCCTCGCCATGCTGGCCGACGGCGCACGGGTCCTCGACCTGCGGGCTTCACCGGCCACGCCCGTGACCAATGGGGACGCGAACATCGCGTGGTGCGTCGTCGACATCCTGGCTTTCGCGCGGCGCTGGCCGGAGCGCTTCTCCCGTCTCTGGCATGAGGTGAAACACGCCTTCTTCGAGGCGGGGGCGCTGTCCTCGGCGGCGACGGAAGCGGTGCTCTTCCCCTTGAACGAGCCACACGCCCGAGTGGTGGTGCCCGCCCAGGGAGCCCGCAGGCTTCGCGGCGATGGCACCTACCTCGTCACGGGAGGACTCGGCGGGCTCGGCTTCGAGGTGGCGAAGTGGCTGGTGGAGCAGGGCGCGGGGCACCTCGTGCTCCTGGGACGGGATGCCTCCCTGTCACCAGCGCAGCAAGCGGACGTGGCCGCGCTCAAAGCCCAGGGCGCGAGGGTTCGGGTGATGGCGGCGGACGTGTCGGACCGCGCGCAACTGGGCCGGGCGTTCGCGGAGCTGGCCCGGGGCCCCGCGCCGTTGCGGGGTGTGATTCACGCCGCGGGTGTGTTGGATGATGGCGTCCTGCTCCAGCAGACGGTGGAGCGCTTCCGCCGGGTCATGGCGCCGAAGGTGCTCGGCGCTTGGAACCTGCACGTCCTGACGCGAGATGCGCCGCTCGACTTCTTCGTCCTGTATTCGTCCGCGGCCTCCCTGTTTGGCGCGCCAGGGCAGGGGAACTACGTGGCCGCCAATGCCTTCCTGGACGCGCTCGCGCATCACCGGCGCGAGCTGGGGCTTCCTGGCTTGAGCATCAACTGGGGCCCGTTCTCGGAGGTGGGACTGGCCGCGGCGCAAGCCAACCGGGGTGAACGCTTGGCGCAGCGGGGCTCGGACAGCCTCACGCCCGCCGAAGGCAACGCCATCCTGGGCCGGCTCTTGGATGGGGGTGTCACCCAGATGGCGGTGATGCCGCTGGAGCTGCGTCAGTGGGTGGAGTTCTATCCCCGAGCGAAGTCCGCGCCGTGGCTGTCGGAGTTGGTGCCCGCGGGTTCGGCAAGCGGGGCTCCGGGGGCGACGGACGTCGCGCTGCTCGAAACGCTGCGGCTGGCGACGCCGCGCGAGGCACGCGTCGCCCTGGAGTCCTTCGTGCGAGCACAACTGGGCCGGGTGCTTCGGCTCGACTCCGCGCGCATCGATGTGGAAGCGCCGCTCCAAAGCCTGGGGTTGGATTCGTTGATGGGGTTGGAGCTGCGCAACCGGTTGGCATCGGGGTTGGGGCTGTCGCTCCCCGCGTCGTTGATCTGGAAGCACCCGACGCTGGATGCGCTCTGTGTGCATCTCCAGAGTGAAGTCATGGACCGCGTCCTGGCCGAGACCCTGGCTCATCCGGTGGAGGTCACAGTGCCGGTGGCGGAATCGGCCGCCGCCAATGACAACGAGGTGTTCGTCCTATGA